ATTCTTAGATTATTGACTGTCATCCAGAGCATGATTCAGTTTTTATTGAAAAGGCCACTATAACGACATAATAGCATCTTCTTTTTCCTGTTTTTATGGAATAAGAAAGTTGGTAATAACCATTGTGGTgatcattattttatttcaccATAAAAAAAGGCCTCCATAATTATTCACAATATAACCAtaaattatcatttttccaagtagaaaaaaaaatagtggcAACATTGCTGCAACCTATTTCCAAAATTTTCACTTATTGCAAATATTGGCATGATGGAAACCTTAATTCCaccatctttttgatgttgtttgATTAATTCAGGGTAATGTAGTCAATAATCCTACCTTGCAGTAGCAGGCAGAGACGACGGCCAAGTAGCTTTCTGTTGTTTCTTTGCATCCATTCTCTTTTCCAAGCTAATAAGAGCAATCTACTAAGCTCACACTCACTGACTTCAGCTTCCTACCCATGCCGCATGGAGCGCTTTGCCTGATAGCCGCATCAGCCTTCAGCGCGGAGTATCTACTGTTCTCCTTCCACTCCACCACCCACAAGGGACTGGAAGGCTACTATCACCTCATCCTTGTCATCCTCGTCGCCCTTTGCATTGCCACCACGATCGCTGGCGCTCTCTTCCCCACCAGTCTCGCTGTGGACCTTGGTAGCGGGGTTTCCATCACTCTCCAGGGCCTGTGGTTCTACCAGACTGCTTTCACCCTCTACGGCCCCATGATGCCCCGGGGTTGCCTCCTCGACGACAACGGAATCAAGTGCCACTCGCATGACAGCCAGGTCCGCGCGGAGCTGCTTGCCAACTTCCACCTCTTCTCCCTTGTCTTTCTGAGCTTCCTCTATGTTCTTGGATGCTATGCCATCGCGGCGGCATGGTATGGCCACCCAGATTTGAGGAAATTGCATGCCTCTGCTCTGGCGAGCCAAGAAGGTGATGGGAATGGTGAGGTAGAGGCTGCCGGTCAGTTCTTTCCAGGGATGATGGCTGCTCAGTGACAAGGAAAAGGTTCGTTGATACTTCCTCgtgcttttgtttttctctagTTCCATCCTCCGATCCtgcaaggaaaaaggaattttaGTAGCTCCAAACGCACTGAGGACTTTGAGATTCGTGCGAGAAGTATGATGCAGTATGGCTGATTTGGCCCATGATCTGTATCTTCACGCAAATCTCAAATTTTGAGTGTGGATCTTGCCAAACCTGGGCTGTTCTTTTGGAAATAGATGGGCTAGCGGTGTAGGAAAAATTCTATTTCATGGATAGGATGCGAGAGCAGGTCGGCATCATCACCATTCTGCTTTTACCTTGTGTTATTGCTATGACCAATATGTAAATGAGCGAGCCGCAGCGATGACATAAGAGAAAAGTAGAATTTGATGGTGTAATCAGAAATGACAATTAGAAAAAATTCTAGGTCGTGGATGGGCTGGAGTGGATGTCATCAGCCATTCTCATTTTACCTAATGTTATAGCTATCACCTACTTAATTGATGGTGCGTATGACATGGCTCCAACAACATTCTTGGTTAATGCATCTCACAGATATAGTTTGAAATTTACATTAATGAAACATTGTCGCCAATGCATAGGATTGATGCATAAAAGATTATGAAACTGATGGACGGGATATGCTTGAGGGACAAAGGCAATCTTAACGTTCATATGATGTTGCCTGTACAAGCATATGGAAAGCGTCATGGATCACATTCTTGTTGCAGGACATCACACGTTTATCACGATCTATGGGTTTTGCTTGGAGGGTTAGCATCAGTGTAGTTACATGGTAGGAAAAATTAGTTGATAGATGGATATTTGCCGTGTGCAATCAAAACTGACCCCATATAGAGAGTATGCTTGTTGGACTCCAGGGTCAAATAACTTATTCTGGTAGTAGTTTTCTATTGGTGAGGGCCCAACAGATGAGCCAACTGATGTAGTCATCTGTTACATGAGCCCAATATCGAGCATACATATCTCTAATCTGGGAGTTTATTTATCAATTACCTTTGCTCTTTAATAGCTGGTGCATTGTGAGGTTGCCTTATTTTGCGTTGAATGTGTCATGTATCCATCAACGGAATAGCATACCATTTGGAGGGTGGGTTGCCTATAACTTTGGCAAATAAAAGCTGAGTTATCCTATCTTAGATGGTCCATGAGTATTGGATCCAAGGCTAGGATTATTCTTTGAAACTTAAATCTGAGCCTCAAAGAGTACCAAGAGCAAATGGGTAGAACCGTGGAACCAAATTTGGCTAGATTCCACCTAGCTTTTAGCAAGATCTATTCAAGCTAAAGTCAGATGATTCCTATACCAATTGCTGCGAAGTTTGTGTAAGCGACGTTCATGCGAAAACCTTTTAGTTGTTTAAAGTCAGTGCAGGAAAGAACACGAGTTTGATTTTGTTGATTTGGCTCTTTTGGCTTGCATCCTCAGGCTTAAGAGCCCATTTGATTGGAGGACGGCAAAATCTCGAAGAGCTATTGTCTTTCTGAATGTTAACTTTTATCCCTAAATCTATCTGGTTGCCTTGGGATGAAACATATATGAATTGAAAGGTCAAAAGAAATTCCACTGTTTCAGGAATAGCTGATTTCACCTGTCCCGCAGAGTGCTTTTATTGTGATTTTTGCAGAGAAAAGCCCTATGACTAGAATAAGCGATCCTTGATTATTCCAAGATTAACAGATGATGTTTGGCTGGGGCAGGATAAGCGAATTCTCCAATCCCCTGAAATGGTCTTGTTTGGCTGTTACGGACTGGATGTGCGTTGATTAAATATAATGCAGGATGcaaagtctcctccaaattcGAGCGCTCTATTTAGCTTGTTTTCTTTTAAGCAGTTGTTTTATCCTTCTAACATTACATGAATTGATCTTTGGTATCTGTTGCTTGGATCAGGATCTGGAGTTCTTGAAGGCTTGCGTTGCGAAAAGAAGCAAACTGCACTTGAATGATATTTGGAAGGATTCAGCTGTGATGGCAGTAGGATGTTCATCATCATAAAGATTGCTGAGACATGGTTTGTTTGAGTAATTAGGTCAAGCCAGGTCGTGTTAGATGCTACTAGGAAGGATAagagaagcccatcttttgaGATACAAAAGAAATGAGgaacgaaaagaaaaagaatcaaaAACCAGGAtggtttcaaataaactctGATATTTTAATGCTCGAGGTTCCTTTTTTGTTGAGTTGATGCAATTGCAATGGAACCATGATTATTGAGAGAGAGATGAAGAGAATGACAGCAAGCAACTGAATTTTGAAGAGAAAGTTTTACGATTCAGACGGTGTGATCTTCTTGgctttgaaaaatataatataattactaATAGCACAGATTTGAGAACAGTGCTCGTTGAACGGTGACAGGAAAAGGTTCATCTACCCTCTTCTAAGCTTGTTTTCTTGACAGTTCAAATATTTGAAAAGCTATATTTTGGCAGCCCAAATGCCAGGAAGACTTGGTGATTCGTGTGAGAAGCGCGATGAGATCTTTGTTTAACACGAATCTCGAAGTCTGGATCAGCATAGGATAATTCTGATTTATGGAAAATTCTATTTCATGGATGGCATGCAAGAAGTTGCTGCTGCAGTGCTACCTACCTGTGAGCAGGGGAAGATGGTGGATGGTGCATGACCTTAGGTGTTACGATTCCTGAGGTAACATCGTTGACGCAATCTCATAGGCATAAACTTTCATGCAGGATGTAGGCTTGAAATTTACATTGTTCATGTACAGAGGCGGCTCAATACATTCTGGGGCCCAAGACGAATCTAATGAATGtggcctcttttttttaataataatttttttaataaatataaaatatttaaaaatatatataaaaatagatagctatcaagtataTTATTTgaacaaagatacatgaatctaacaaaggtAGACAAAAAgccttttaaatttaatattattcttgaatggaagcacaTAAAAGTAATTACTCTAAATGAAgagccatgaaactgattaaataatcgagataatgcttggcaatactgtttaccatgtcaagcaagagccgaATAGGaaccatggcacttcatggtcaaggtaaataaaagaatttgttcataaaggaacctctctataagagaaagtagggtcattatggaaaattcactccatctaattaataaaaatcccatcccaccatctccccttcaagtgagtacccaagcggcaactgcaacatcacagcacagcagccatttaaccccctctctccttttctctctctaccacccaagaggggagaagaaaccgagaggagaaaactaaaagaatctccaccctccaagaagtccatctccaatccccctatctttcttcccgatggcccagctggatcaggagtaatgtgagggaaggaaaaccaagaccaaaaccaaaaaagagaagggatgaaaaatAAGAGTTGCTTCAGGcgtctatcaagccaaccaaatccctcctctctctctctctctctctctctctctccccacccaaaacaaaactactgtccccaactttccaaattgcccctctgcaggccaggaaactctccaccccCCTTCCAttaagggggaagactcgtagccagctccagatcccgttttatatggggcctttgcttccttttggtcagcctcCCGGGGCCTTCCcttggcccggggccttagaCGACCGCCTCGAtcgcctagggctcgggccggccctgttCATGTACCATCATCTACTCAAGCATAGGATTCggctaataaaaaaattatgacacTATTGGGTGAATAGGCTTTTGTAAGACAAAGTTGACCATTCAAAGGCTTCAGGTTATGATTGAAATTTTTTATGTGTCTTCA
Above is a genomic segment from Phoenix dactylifera cultivar Barhee BC4 chromosome 2, palm_55x_up_171113_PBpolish2nd_filt_p, whole genome shotgun sequence containing:
- the LOC120109948 gene encoding transmembrane protein 45A-like, producing MGSFRGHVLPGSLFLAVGLWHIWSAAVRYVSDPVAFRVRVWNPAERWFGGKARHLELYVVAGGAFVDMCVELLYSPHFHYFVGPEKILNPAHMNDFEHGGMLLMFFLFGAIALLSEKTSFLPMPHGALCLIAASAFSAEYLLFSFHSTTHKGLEGYYHLILVILVALCIATTIAGALFPTSLAVDLGSGVSITLQGLWFYQTAFTLYGPMMPRGCLLDDNGIKCHSHDSQVRAELLANFHLFSLVFLSFLYVLGCYAIAAAWYGHPDLRKLHASALASQEGDGNGEVEAAGQFFPGMMAAQ